One Setaria viridis chromosome 7, Setaria_viridis_v4.0, whole genome shotgun sequence genomic region harbors:
- the LOC117864851 gene encoding BTB/POZ and MATH domain-containing protein 2 has translation MAYVSASSSQLLPETSSRCVAEGITSTHSFEVVNFSLLDGMGTGNFISSSTFSVGGCDWTIRLFPDGSAAQNSKGGAVSAFLCLQGGAAGTRVKFIMHLLGKGSQSWSSGYRAHAFASVGEECGWTNFVDKSRLRWLLFGNNNCFTVRCVLTVIKDPRMQNVVVPEPNLRQDFKRMMEEGKGKDVMVHVDNQLFWCHRCVLAARSPVFNAELFGPMKNAQSVEIHGMKNKCTGDQPIIVIGDMKADIFRALLHFLYTDSLPDHQCDDDKNAVMQHLLVAADRYGVDRLKLMCEEELCRSVDMQSVASTLAIAEQHQCVQLKDACVRLIVSPGVLGAIMKTDDFKHLAASCPSVIKEIEEKMGSTLRIQ, from the coding sequence ATGGCCTACGTCTCTGCCTCTTCGAGCCAGCTCCTACCGGAGACGTCGTCGCGATGCGTGGCGGAGGGCATCACCTCGACGCACAGTTTCGAGGTGGTCAACTTCTCGCTGCTCGACGGCATGGGCACCGGCAACTTCATCAGCTCGAGCACCTTCAGCGTCGGCGGCTGCGACTGGACCATCAGGCTCTTCCCTGACGGGAGCGCGGCGCAGAACTCCAAAGGAGGTGCAGTGTCGGCCTTCTTGTGCCTTCAAGGAGGAGCAGCGGGTACAAGGGTGAAGTTCATCATGCATCTGTTGGGCAAAGGTTCCCAATCGTGGTCCAGCGGATACCGTGCGCATGCCTTTGCGTCGGTTGGGGAAGAGTGTGGCTGGACAAACTTCGTGGACAAATCAAGGCTGCGATGGTTGCTATTTGGCAACAACAATTGCTTCACGGTTAGGTGCGTTCTCACTGTCATCAAAGATCCTCGTATGCAGAACGTTGTAGTCCCGGAGCCAAACCTTCGGCAAGACTTCAAGCGCATGATGGAGGAAGGGAAAGGCAAAGATGTGATGGTACATGTCGATAACCAACTGTTCTGGTGCCATAGATGCGTGCTCGCCGCGCGATCCCCGGTCTTCAACGCGGAGCTCTTCGGCCCGATGAAGAATGCGCAATCCGTCGAGATCCATGGCATGAAGAACAAGTGTACTGGTGACCAACCCATCATCGTGATCGGTGACATGAAGGCTGATATCTTCAGGGCGCTCCTCCACTTCCTCTACACGGACTCTCTGCCGGATCATCAATGTGACGATGACAAGAATGCGGTGATGCAGCACCTGCTAGTCGCAGCGGATCGGTACGGAGTGGACCGGCTGAAACTGATGTGCGAAGAAGAGCTGTGCCGTAGCGTGGACATGCAGTCGGTTGCAAGTACCCTTGCTATTGCAGAGCAGCATCAGTGCGTGCAACTGAAAGATGCATGCGTCAGGTTGATCGTCTCACCAGGTGTGCTTGGCGCTATCATGAAAACCGATGATTTCAAGCATCTTGCTGCAAGCTGCCCTTCGGTTATAAAGGAGATTGAAGAGAAAATGGGAAGCACGCTCAGGATTCAGTAG
- the LOC117862443 gene encoding BTB/POZ and MATH domain-containing protein 2, whose protein sequence is MADNSPVKQILPETSSSRFLMESITATHDFDVTNFSLLDGVGIGKYISSRTFSSGSGDWNMRLYPDGDKPMGWVRWNRAAYVSIYLCFLGGESAAKAKRTKFSLSLLDKDHRVFSVKGKKKGEKRRKVWRTPKHSTVKPTSFHNKWGSLFIKKSHLKELLLMSNDCFTIRCVLTMIKRQAKTAIEVPRSNLHQDLANMLKDGEGADVTFSVGDQLFHAHRYVLAARSLVFKAELFGEMKEKAAPTQHIKIHDMEPTVFGWLLHFVYTDSLPDDCNDNADRIVAMQHLLVAADRYGLERLRLMCEEKLCSWLDVQSVATTLALAEQHQCVQLRYVCLRFIDCPDVLGAFMETEGFKHLSASCPLVTKEILDDHLGQE, encoded by the coding sequence ATGGCCGACAACTCGCCAGTCAAACAAATTCTACCGGAGACGTCGTCGTCGAGATTCCTAATGGAGAGCATCACGGCGACGCACGATTTCGACGTCACCAACTTCTCGCTGCTCGACGGCGTGGGCATTGGCAAGTACATTAGCTCAAGAACCttcagcagcggcagcggcgactgGAACATGAGGCTCTACCCTGACGGCGACAAGCCGATGGGCTGGGTCCGCTGGAACAGAGCTGCTTACGTGTCGATCTACTTGTGTTTCCTTGGAGGAGAATCAGCAGCTAAGGCTAAGAGGACCAAGTTCAGTTTAAGTCTACTAGACAAAGATCATAGAGTGTTCAGTGTAAAAGgcaaaaagaaaggagaaaaaagaagaaaggtatGGAGGACTCCCAAGCACAGCACCGTTAAGCCGACAAGTTTTCACAACAAGTGGGGCAGCCTGTTCATCAAGAAATCCCATCTGAAGGAGCTGCTACTCATGTCCAACGACTGCTTCACAATTAGGTGCGTTCTGACCATGATCAAACGGCAGGCGAAGACGGCCATCGAAGTCCCACGGTCAAACCTGCATCAAGATCTTGCCAACATGCTCAAGGACGGGGAAGGCGCAGATGTAACATTCAGTGTGGGCGACCAGTTATTCCATGCCCACAGATACGTTCTGGCAGCACGGTCCCTGGTCTTCAAGGCGGAGCTCTTCGGTGAGATGAAGGAGAAGGCGGCGCCGACGCAGCACATCAAGATCCATGACATGGAGCCTACCGTCTTCGGGTGGCTCCTCCACTTCGTATACACAGATTCCTTACCAGATGACTGCAACGACAACGCGGATAGGATTGTGGCGATGCAGCACCTGTTAGTCGCCGCTGATCGATACGGATTGGAGAGGCTACGCTTGATGTGCGAGGAGAAGCTGTGCAGCTGGCTTGACGTGCAATCGGTTGCGACCACTCTAGCTTTAGCCGAGCAGCACCAGTGCGTGCAACTCAGATATGTTTGCCTAAGGTTTATTGACTGTCCAGATGTGCTTGGCGCTTTCATGGAAACTGAGGGGTTCAAGCATCTCAGTGCGAGCTGCCCTTTGGTTACCAAGGAGATTCTAGACGATCACCTCGGCCAAGAGTAA
- the LOC140223511 gene encoding BTB/POZ and MATH domain-containing protein 4-like, which translates to MGIGECVKSTTFSAGGCDWYIVFYPDGDNNTEHEGAFTSVYLCFVGGPVGARVKFKFSLFNKGCRVSTTTGKRKKAKEANLLKTQATTYARVGESWGTDKFFEKSVLRPERAAAGLQWLLHNQV; encoded by the coding sequence ATGGGCATCGGCGAGTGCGTCAAATCAACCACCTTCAGCGCCGGCGGCTGCGACTGGTACATCGTGTTCTACCCCGACGGCGACAACAACACGGAGCACGAGGGCGCCTTCACGTCCGTCTACTTGTGCTTCGTGGGAGGACCCGTAGGTGCGAGGGTTAAGTTCAAGTTCAGTCTGTTCAACAAAGGATGTCGAGTGTCCACCACAACaggaaagaggaagaaggcaaAAGAAGCTAACTTGCTCAAGACCCAAGCAACTACCTACGCTCGCGTCGGTGAGTCCTGGGGCACGGACAAGTTCTTCGAGAAATCCGTGCTGAGACCTGAGAGAGCTGCTGCAGGCCTCCAATGGCTGCTTCACAATCAGGTGTGA
- the LOC117864852 gene encoding BTB/POZ and MATH domain-containing protein 2-like — translation MSIIRSHTEDNSVIQIPESVLHQDLARMLKDREGTDVTFSVGDRFFHAHRYVLAARSKVFKAQLFGTMKEEDARCIKVDNMEPAAFEGLLHYIYTDSLSDDCTVDRIVATQHLLVAADRYGLDRLRVMCDARLSGWIDVQSVATTLALAEQHQCARLEHDCLMFLRCPDVLRAAMKTEGFNHLIASYPSVASDVLEMAISARIDQ, via the coding sequence ATGTCCATCATAAGATCTCACACCGAAGACAACTCCGTCATCCAGATCCCCGAGTCGGTCCTGCACCAAGACCTCGCCCGGATGCTCAAGGACAGGGAAGGCACGGACGTGACCTTCAGCGTCGGCGACCGGTTCTTCCACGCCCACAGATACGTCCTGGCCGCCCGGTCCAAGGTCTTCAAGGCGCAGCTCTTCGGCACCATGAAGGAGGAAGACGCCCGGTGCATCAAGGTCGACAACATGGAGCCCGCCGCCTTCGAGGGGCTCCTTCACTACATCTACACGGATTCTCTGTCTGACGACTGCACCGTGGACAGGATCGTGGCGACGCAACACCTGCTCGTAGCTGCGGATCGCTATGGGCTGGACAGGCTCAGGGTGATGTGTGACGCGAGGCTGAGCGGTTGGATTGACGTGCAGTCGGTGGCGACGACCTTGGCTTTGGCGGAGCAGCACCAGTGCGCGAGGCTCGAACATGATTGCTTGATGTTTCTTCGCTGCCCGGACGTGCTTCGCGCGGCCATGAAAACCGAGGGCTTCAACCATCTCATTGCAAGCTACCCGTCGGTCGCCAGCGATGTTTTGGAGATGGCCATCTCAGCAAGGATTGATCAGTAG
- the LOC117862932 gene encoding BTB/POZ and MATH domain-containing protein 2 produces the protein MDGRSITGPQQPAAPPPPPSLLAGADHRGGSALPDGCSLPKTSSTSLTKSVTAVHDFRVTDYTLLDGMGVGRYVSSTTFAAGGRDWAVRFYPDGATAGCVGHVSAFLYYFNRQAAAAGVRARFTLNLLERDGRMSQATNPYMKHTFTPASDNWGFIKFIEKSKLQPGSPYLHKDNLMIRCVLTVVIDSRTVADEVNSVVVPPPNLHRDFGEMLKDGEGADVTFSVDGQLFRAHRCVLAYRSPVFRAELFGPLKEKATSCIRIDDMEPSIFEALLHFIYTDRLPDSCNDGRNAAMQHLLVAADRYGVERLRLMCESKLSEAIDVETVATTLALAEQHNCSQLRRACIGFMASPNMLGPIMETDGFNHLVASCPLVLKEILDKVSCIWSDNQHR, from the coding sequence ATGGACGGCAGATCGATAACGGGCCCTCAGcagccggccgcgccgccgccgccgccgtccctcctCGCCGGGGCTGATCACCGCGGCGGCTCGGCTCTTCCGGACGGCTGCAGCCTGCCCAAGACGTCGTCGACGAGCCTGACGAAGTCCGTCACCGCGGTGCACGACTTCAGGGTGACCGACTACACACTGCTCGACGGCATGGGCGTCGGCAGGTACGTCAGCTCCAccaccttcgccgccggcggccgcgactGGGCCGTCCGGTTCTACCCGGACGGCGCCACCGCAGGCTGCGTCGGCCACGTCTCCGCCTTCCTGTACTACTTCaaccggcaggcggcggcggccggcgtcagGGCCCGCTTCACCCTGAATCTGCTGGAGAGGGACGGGCGGATGTCGCAGGCGACGAACCCCTACATGAAGCACACCTTCACGCCGGCCAGCGACAACTGGGGCTTCATCAAGTTCATCGAGAAATCCAAGCTGCAGCCAGGCTCGCCGTACCTCCACAAGGACAACCTGATGATCAGGTGCGTGCTGACCGTCGTGATTGATTCCCGGACGGTGGCGGACGAGGTGAATTCGGttgtcgtcccgccgccgaacCTGCACCGGGATTTTGGGGAGATGCTGAAAGATGGTGAAGGGGCAGACGTGACGTTCTCTGTGGACGGCCAGTTGTTCCGTGCCCACAGATGTGTTCTGGCCTACCGATCGCCGGTGTTTCGAGCGGAGCTCTTTGGTCCACTGAAGGAGAAAGCTACAAGTTGTATCAGGATCGATGACATGGAGCCGTCAATCTTCGAGGCTCTTCTTCACTTCATCTACACAGATCGTCTGCCGGATAGCTGCAATGATGGTCGGAATGCGGCGATGCAGCACTTGCTAGTTGCCGCGGACCGGTATGGAGTAGAGAGGCTAAGGTTGATGTGTGAGAGTAAGCTCAGCGAAGCTATTGATGTTGAAACGGTGGCGACAACACTGGCCTTAGCAGAGCAGCACAACTGCTCACAGCTGCGACGAGCTTGCATTGGGTTCATGGCCTCGCCGAACATGCTTGGCCCAATCATGGAAACCGATGGATTCAATCATCTTGTTGCAAGCTGTCCGTTGGTTTTGAAGGAGATTTTGGACAAGGTGTCCTGCATTTGGAGTGATAATCAGCACCGGTAA